A part of Haliotis asinina isolate JCU_RB_2024 chromosome 10, JCU_Hal_asi_v2, whole genome shotgun sequence genomic DNA contains:
- the LOC137298044 gene encoding UDP-4-amino-4-deoxy-L-arabinose--oxoglutarate aminotransferase-like, with amino-acid sequence MAYSSILPYTCVYMDCEAKDLRSAISKCMSCDKDSDGLIKGLQNLWTSHTNPNPVIPCLSVRSGFDLFLKVMNFPPQSEIIMSAINIPSMPYIVQDHGLKVVPLDVNIEDVAPKPDKMEDLLTDKTVAILVAHLYGKMFDMEPTIQFAKKHKLFVIEDCAEAFCGFSHTGHPESDISLFSFGVIKHYTSFGGAIAKVRDQDVFQKMLDLHNSYPAQTNGEYLKKVLKYSLVYIVLNCPSLIKPLVYTSRSLGIDHQKNVIKMLRGFPQDMMAKIRHRPCTALLEMMLERQSNFSMAEFCTRRLKGEYVHHRLPADIEVVGAGLEHNNYWLFPILVDNPDNFVKQLNSFGVDAYRGATQLNIIEPENGNSTMHPAASMNQRYPHEAKYLIDHVVYLPVNKTVPFHELDQLLKTIKMAVKLNKAQTDSHQVKLVSKL; translated from the exons attgtgAAGCAAAGGACTTGAGGTCTGCTATATCAAAATGCATGAGCTGTGATAAGGACAGTGACGGTTTAATCAAAGGGTTACAAAATCTATGGACATCCCACACAAACCCAAACCCAGTTATACCATGTCTCTCTGTCAGAAGTGGCTTTGACCTTTTCCTCAAGGTTATGAATTTTCCACCACAATCAGAGATTATTATGTCTGCTATCAACATTCCATCAATGCCTTATATTGTACAAGATCATGGACTTAAAGTAGTGCCCCTTGATGTAAACATAGAAGACGTTGCTCCAAAACCTGACAAGATGGAAGATCTACTGACAGACAAAACTGTGGCCATTTTGGTTGCACACTTGTATGGTAAAATGTTTGACATGGAACCAACAATACAGTTTGCTAAGAAACACAAACTCTTTGTGATAGAAGATTGTGCAGAGGCATTTTGTGGCTTCAGTCATACTGGTCACCCAGAGAGTGACATCTCACTTTTCAGTTTTGGTGTCATCAAGCACTATACCTCATTTGGAGGGGCCATAGCTAAAGTGAGAGATCAGGATGTTTTCCAGAAAATGTTGGACCTCCATAACTCCTATCCAGCTCAAACAAATGGAGAGTATCTCAAAAAGGTTCTCAAGTATTCTTTGGTTTACATAGTTCTCAACTGTCCAAGTTTAATCAAACCTCTTGTGTACACATCTCGAAGCTTGGGAATAGACCACCAGAAGAATGTGATCAAGATGCTGAGAGGGTTCCCACAGGATATGATGGCCAAGATACGGCACCGCCCCTGCACAGCATTGTTGGAAATGATGCTGGAGAGACAGTCTAACTTCTCCATGGCCGAGTTCTGTACACGACGTCTCAAGGGAGAGTATGTGCATCACCGTCTGCCTGCAGACATTGAAGTTGTTGGGGCAGGACTGGAACACAACAACTATTGGCTGTTCCCCATACTTGTG GACAACCCTGACAATTTTGTGAAACAACTCAACTCGTTTGGTGTTGATGCCTACCGTGGTGCAACACAACTCAACATCATAGAACCTGAAAACGGGAACTCTACTATGCATCCTGCTGCATCGATGAACCAACGCTACCCCCACGAGGCTAAGTATCTCATTGACCATGTCGTGTACTTGCCAGTCAACAAAACTGTGCCTTTCCATGAACTGGACCAGTTGCTCAAAACCATCAAGATGGCTGTCAAGTTAAACAAGGCACAAACTGATTCTCACCAGGTCAAACTGGTTTCTAAGCTATAA